A window of Gammaproteobacteria bacterium contains these coding sequences:
- a CDS encoding sel1 repeat family protein — protein MKNLTLTICLTLAVLLGGLGCSGGGDYEKGVAAYNRDDFATALREWTPLAEQGDADAQYNLGVMYRKGHGVPQDKVYAHIWYNIAATSGNKKAIKNRDILAEEMTPAQIEKAQDLARECIRKKYKGC, from the coding sequence ATGAAAAACCTGACCCTCACTATCTGCTTGACCCTTGCGGTTCTTTTGGGAGGTTTGGGGTGTAGTGGGGGTGGAGATTACGAGAAGGGAGTTGCTGCTTATAACAGGGATGACTTCGCAACTGCTCTGCGTGAATGGACACCTCTTGCCGAACAGGGGGATGCCGATGCCCAATACAATCTCGGTGTAATGTACCGCAAAGGACACGGTGTTCCACAGGACAAAGTCTATGCCCATATTTGGTATAACATTGCCGCAACATCTGGGAACAAAAAAGCGATCAAAAACAGAGACATCCTTGCTGAAGAAATGACCCCTGCCCAAATAGAAAAGGCACAAGACCTTGCCCGTGAATGTATTCGTAAGAAATACAAAGGGTGTTGA